ACAGCTTGTATTGTTACCAGCCCCGTTTTGTAGGTGGGGGATACTGAAACTCAGAGAGCCTAAATGATCAGCCTTCAACAGCATGACTTCAGAGTAACAGCACTGAGACTTAAACCCAATAGGGTTGCCAGACGTAGCAagtaaaaatacaggatgcctcTGACATGGGACTTACACTAAAAAATTATCTGTTGTTTCTGTGAAATGCAACTTTAACTGAGCATATTTTACCGGGCAACCCTAAGCTCAAGTTGTTTGAATCCAGAGTCCTTGTTCTAAGCCAATTGGCTGGTGGTTCTCAATATGTGGTACCTGGACCATCAGCGTCACCATCACATGAGAAATTGCCACAAATGCAAGTTCTCAAGCTCTACCCTAAACTTTCTGAGTCAGAAACTCTGTGGTTGGGGCCCCACAATCtgggtttttgtgtgttttggtgtttttttttttttttttaagatggaatctctctgtctcctaggctagagtgcagtggagtgaccttggctcactgcaacctccagttcctgagttcaagagattctcctacctcagcctcccaagtagctgggattatatgtgcccaccaccacgcccagctaattttttgatttttagtagagactgggtttcaccatgttggccaggctgatctcgaactcctgatctcaagtgatctgccttccttggcctcccaaagtgctggaattacaggtgtgagccaccatgcccggcccatctGGGTTTTAAGAAACCTCCCAAGTGATTCCAATGCACGCTCAAGTTTGAGCATCACTGCAGAGTGCTCCCCTACCCACCACAGTATTCTAAGGGAAGTAGAGATGCAGGCAAGCTTAAAATTAGGCCGCCAAATCTGAGTCTTAAGGTTTTTCCATGACCTTTTATCTCTTTATCTTCTCTTTCACTCAGTAAAGTCCTGCATACATCAACCCCCAATTCTCCGTAAAACTCCTAACAATATACTTCACTAAAAGCACACCCAAGTGTCTGGCGCTTTCCCATAGacctccattcatccatccatccatccatccatccatccatccatccatccattcctgCAAACACTCAATCATTCTACACAACTTAATTAAGTGcctatgatggttaattttatgtgtcaacttgatcaGGCTGAGTggtgcccagatagctggtaaaacattatttctggatgtgtctgtgacaGTGATTCTGGaaaagattagcatttgaatcagtagactgagcaAAGATGATTACTTTCACCAATGTGGGTGGGTAGTATCCAATCTGTTGAGAACAAAAAGACAGAAGAAGAATGAATTTGCTCTCTCTACTTGAGCTGGGGCATCTGTCTTCTTCTGCCCTCAGACATAAGCACCCCTCGTTCTTGGGACttgagactcagactggaaccacaccactggctttcctggttcttcGGCTTGAAGATGGTGTATCATGGGACTTCTCATCCCTCATAATCAGGTAAGCCAATCCTTACAATACATTTCTTCctacattttcttatataaattccatttcttctgtttctctgaaggGGAACAGCTAATACAGTCTCAATGggacaggcactgtgctgagtccTAAGCACAGTTTACTTTGTATAAAAGCAGCTTATTTAAACGTATCTATTTCCTGCACCAAATTAAGATCCCCTGGGAGGATGGGGAAGAGGAGTCTTTAATGTCTTGAGTCCCTAGTTCTTAGCCAAGGCAAGCTTAAAATTGGGCCCCCAAACCAAGGATCATAAAATGTGTGACAGgattgaatgggaaaaaattgaaaagaattcTCACACCTCTTGTTTTTAATTCAAAGTCCTTCGGGTCTGAGAATGCTGCCTGTCCTTCCTCTTCcccaaaggaaaaacataaaaacgGTCTCATTAATTCTCCTGGACATGTTTGCCAACTCAGTTGTCCCTCAGCCCTGATGCTAAGTGGGTTTCTCTGTTTGTAGTTAAGCAGGGAAGAGGGTTATTCAGGTTTCATGCCAAGAGTTCACCAGTTTTTCTTCCTGTCACTCAAAACAACCATCTTCGCTTGCCCACTGAATAAGGATAGAGAACTGGGATAGTGAAGAGATGTAATTGAAGATGGGATTTTTACAGCTACaagacacacacacgcatgcgtgcgcgcgcacacacacacacacacacacacacgtcgtTAGTCTTACAATTTGCCAAGGGCCAATCACAAGCCTTTGGTCAACAAAAAGATTCTAGGAAATGATGTCAAAATCCCTCTTATAAAGAAAACACATCTGTCAGGGCCCAGGGCTGTCAGACAAATTGGCAACGCAGAGAATGGAAGTTACCACCAACAAGGGTTGGAGCCAATGCTGTTGTTGAATAGGCTGGGGGGACAGGCATGAGGAGTGAGTACACTGTGAACATGGTCTCTAGCCTGGAGCACTCTTCACACACCCCACTTTGCAGAACTCAGTTTAAATGTCACTCCTCCCAACCAGGTCAGATCCTCAGCCTTAGCCCTCACACACTGCCACCCTCACAACAAAGTCTTAGTTGCACCGGGAATTGGTGCAGGCGTCTCCACTGGAATGTAAGTGCCATTAGGACAGAGAGCTTGTCCTACCTATTTGCTCATTGCTGCCTTCTGTGTTTCTAGTGCAGTGTGTGGcccagtagatgctcaataattatttgttgtaaATGACAATGGAATGAATCCCGGCCCCACACCTGCTAGaattgtgactttgggcaaatgacTCAATGTCTCTTTaaccctcagtttccttatcaacACAATAGGGATAAAAACAGTACCTGCCTCTTATTAGGGTTGTTGTCTATTAGAATGAGATATGTGTGTAAAAGATaaacacaggccaggcgcagtggctcacacctgtaatcccagcactttgggaggccgaggtgggtggatcacctgaggtcaggagttcgagactggcctggccaacatagcgaaaacccatctctactaaaaatacaaaaattagctgggtgtggtggcgtgcacctgtagtcccagttacttgggaggctaaggcaggagaatcgcttaaacttgggaggcggaagttgcagtgagccaagattgcgccactgcactctagcctgggtgatagaatgagactccatctcaaaaagaaaaaaaaaaaaagataaacacagtGGCTTGGCACACAATAGACATTTGATAACAGTCAGTTGCTGTGACTATTAGCTGTATCTCTCACCCAGTGGGAAAAAGCAAGGTTATATAAAGGATGGTGGTCggacaccgtggctcacgcctgtaatcccagcactttgggaggctgtaagtgggcggaccacctgaggtcaggagttcaagaccagactggtcaacatagtgaaacaccatctctactaaaaataccaaaaagaaaaaagtagccaggtatgttggcacgtgtctgtagtttcagctacatgcctcccaggaggcggaggcatgagaatcacttgaacccaggaggcggaggctgcagtgagctgaaattgtgccactgcactccagcctggaagacagagggagaccttgtctcaatcaatcaatgaatgaatcagtggttaccagaggctgggaagggttaTGTGTGGGGGGTATGGTTAATgggtcccccccaaaaaaagaatgaataaaacctactatttgatagcataacagggtgactatagacaataataacttaattgtacctttaaaaataactagaagagtataattggattgtttgtaacatgaAGGATCAATGCTTGAAGGGacggataccccattctccaccATGTGATTTTCacacattgcatgcttgtatcaaaacctCTTGtgcactccataaatatatacacctatgcacccaccaaatataaaaataatttttataatgaaaaataagaataaaaagaaattccacGACAGAGAAAAAGCCAGGTTATACAGCAACTAGAACATCACCTGGGACATAGTGAGCGCTCAATAAACCTGCGTTAAATACACGTAGTACATTTTACATGCCTCCTTTCCGCTAATCCTAATAGTTGATGCTAAGTCATCAATCATCTTTTCTTCCCACTTCATAGAAGAAGCAGAGGCTCAGGGAGACTGAAACTTGCTCAAATCACCCAGGGATTTGAGAAGTGGCAGATCCAGAATTTGAGCCCATTTGTTTAAGCGTGGTGACACTAGACAGCCAACCCAAGCTCTCTGTCCTCTCTAAGCTTTGGTTTGCTTatctgaaaactaaaataaaataaacaaacacaacgAGAACCTTGGCCTTGTGGGTCTCAGAGACACCCCACAGAGCCACCATTCCCTGAGAACAGTGGGTGAAATTCTTCCAAATCCATTTGCCTTGAGCACACGCAGTTGGGAGAACTGTTTACATTTTAAGTGTTCATTTTCACGGCATGATAATGTAGCCGGGCTCCATGAGGATTCCTCTCATGCCTTAAGACCAAATCAAGGCCAATGGgctgaaagaagagagagaaaagaaagtctGATGGGCTCTATCTTTATTTTTAGGTGCAGCCATCTCTTGATTGAGACAAACAACCAGTCTCCCAGCCTGTTTCCTGGAGCAGCTTAACATCTCTTGGGGCTTTAATTTCCCACCACCTTTTTCCTAAGTACTCGACTTTTCCTTCACAGATGTTAGGTCTGTTCTTTGCACCTGTCAGCAGGCGTGATGCTCTCCTGATTCCCCGAGGTCCCTCTGCTTCATTactcttcttttctctgttgcaTCCCCCCCAACCAGTGCAAACTTGAAACGTAAATGTTTCCTATCCCAGAATGTAATGAAATCTCTTTAGCCTATATTTTGAAACAACACACATTTGGGGATGTGAGCATGGTAACCAGCTTAATGAGTCCTAGAGTTTGTGTGTCTATTTCTATTTGTGACTGACATTCCCATCCCGCTATCAAAATTAGTAGCCATCAGtcaagcagaaagttagaaagttATTGTCAGTGAGCGTCAAACAAACCCCAGCTCCAGGTGGGACTGAGGTTTTTCAATAATGAATGTCTGAGCAATTTAACTAATCACTATATTCAGCCTTGCTGAACTTTTTCTCCCCCTCATACCTAAGCAAACAGAAATCTGGAAAGTTATGAGTCTGGTGCAAGCAAATGAATCTTTAGCTAGAAATTTAACCTGAGAAGAAATCCTATTTCTCTTAAACTATATGcttgtttctatttatttcaacCTGTGTCATGTACAGTTCTATGCCAGGAATTTAGACTGAAGCTGAAGTTGAAAAGAAAGCagttaaggaaaagaaagaaacccccCATTTATCCTATTTAGCAATTTCTAAAATTATCACCCTTATTCTACTGTCCTAGAAAGTGCTTTTCTCACATTATAATATACCTGTTGGCCTCTGTCCATTTTACCACGTATATTTGCAGCAGACAAAAAGGTAAGGTTTCCCCTTAGATTGGAGAAAGCTATCATTTGGGGAATGCAGTGATTGAAGtttgaatattataaaatgttcaaCCCAGCATGCACTGGGGCAGGTATTCTCATGGACAATGACAGGTTTTTGCTTATAATTTTACAAATACATCAGCCCTTTCCCTACAAGATTATGAATAGAAAGAAGTTCAAATGAATTGTCCACTAAGGCTGGGAAAACCAGCAGAAAAATATTCTCAGGATTATATGTAAAAAGGAGTATAATATAACAGAAGAACTGGCCCATGATCAGAATTCAAGACttaatgtttcttaaaatataagaGAAGCACATGGATTGGGATGTATCACAGTGCAGAGATTTCAAACATGAGCTTTGGCACCAGGCAAACCTGAGCTGAGTCCAGACTCTGCCTTTTACTGGTTTTGTTGGAGCAAATTTCTTAACGTTTTTTGGCCCTTAGTTTTCACATCTGGGAAATGGGCATAATCACTGTCGGTAACTAATAGAATTATTCAGATAatttaatgagataatgcatgtaaagtgcttcACCCAGGACCCAGCCCACAGAGCACTCCAATACATGTCACTATTATCAATATTAATGTACAGGATAGTTCCACATGTCATTGTTGTCATGACTGTTTTGACTATATTTATTACTCTTAATGATATAGGTTGGTCTCTGGGATAAGGATTAAGAAGCCTCATAGCTTTATTAGAATATTGCCAAGACAGTCACTGCAGCAGGGCTATGAGAAAAAgccttttgttctttatttttaatatacagacTCAGCCAAGAAAAAAAAGCCTTCTTCCCTCCCCCCCCCCACAGAATAATAAACATAATTCTGTGAAATAGATATGAGATTGCAGAGGACTTTGAAAGGTATTTGTtcaacagtaatttttaaatgacatattgttattacaaaaataatggaTTTTCCTCGTctccaaaaatttaaagaatgctAAATGGCGTGCTCCACTCAGATCCCCTAAAATCCCTTTACATTTCTTCACATCTCTTCCTCAACAGTGGTAAGCTTTTGCTCCCAGTGGCCTGCACCTGTGACTTTGCCTAGGCGACCTGCCTTCAGGCTACTGGAGCAGCTGCATTCAGCTTGTCTGGGAGTTTATGTCCCTAACCCCAGGGTGGCCTTTAACCAATGACTGCTGAGTGAAGGAGTTTGAAAGCCCAGCTTCCTTGCCTTGGGTTAGAATAAACCTAAGGTGTAATTTACACTTAGAGTTTCTCTGTGGGATCAGGCTGAAGTTATCCTCTATGGCAGAGGTCCCCACCTTTGTGGCACCAGGGACCAcgtttgtggaagacaatttttccacggatggTGGGGacatggttttgggatgattcaagtgcattacatttactgtgcactttatttctattattattacattgtcaTATATGATGAAATAATTGTACAACTcgccataatgtagaatcagtgggagccctgagcttgttcaTCCTTCACTAGAAAGTCCCATCTGGAGGTGATAGGAggcagtgacagatcatcaggcattagattctcataaggagcttgcagcctagatccctcacatgtgcagttcacagtagactttttgctcctgtgagaatctaaagCTGCCACTGATCCGACAGGAGGTGGAGTTCAAGCAGCAATGTGAAGAATGGGAAGTGGCTGtgaatacagatgaagctttacTCGTTCACCCGCCACTCATCTCCTGTTGTGCAGCCCagctcctaacaggccatggacagGTACTGGTCCCATAGACCagctggggacccctgctctatgGGACTTGGCCTAAAATTGCACGCTGGCTTTGCTTCCTATCCTTTTCTGTCCTGTGTCTTACCTGTTTCTCCGGGAAGCACTCCCTTAATAACTCtgttgtggccaggtgtggtggctcacgcctgtaatcccagcactttgggaggccaaagcacgtggatcacgaggtcaggagatcaagaccatcctggccaacatggtgaaatcgtgtctctactaaaattacaaaaaaattagccaggtgtggtggggagcgcctgtaatcccagctactcagaaggctgaggcaggacaaccgcttgaacccaggaggcggaggttgcagtaagccgagatcgcaccactgcactccagcctggcaacagagcaagactccgtctcaaaaaattaattaattaattaattaattaatctgtTGCACATGAATCCTTCTCTTAGGACCTGCTTTTGGAAAGCCAGACCTAATATAACTACTATTAGTAATAGCATCTACCCTtccagagtgtgtgtgtgtatgtgtgtgtgtgtttggataTTTTATGATCTCCAAATCTGACAATTGTGAAATTGTATAGTACATATAATggcgtttttgttgttgttgttgtttttaatttaaacacTTATCTTTTCATGTCTACAAATAGGCTTCAACATGTATTTCTAAGAGCCACCTGGTATCCCATTGTAGGGTTGCACCATAATTTAGCCAGTGCCActcaaactttttttgttgttcattgCTATGGTAACAGTGTGGGTTGAACATCTTTGCCGGAAAATTTCTGTGTAAGTCCATTTGATATTACTCTACCTGAAAACATAATTCCTGGGTCAAACTGTAACCCATATCCAAGGGTTGTGATTCTTATTTCCAAATGCCCTCCAAAAAGGTTGGACCAATTCATACCCTTGCCGGCACTATCCTTGGTCTCCATCCCTACCCTTCCTCCATTTGTAATATTAAAGATTGGTGGGCATGAGCTCTGAGGAGGTCTGGAGCTTGGATGATGAACTTGATCTTCAAAATAGCTTGAGTGCTACTTCCTCTGCACTAACCAATCTAAGACTCAcccacattttaattttcatctcaTGTGAATTAAACCGACTTTTCTTGGAAGAAAAGTTTCTTCCTGATTGCAAAAcctactgcaaggctacagtaatcaaaacagagtAGTgctggcataaggacagacatcTACACCAAAGGAATACAATAAGGACCCTAGAAATAAACTCTTACATATATGGCCCAGTGATTTTTAGTAGGGGAAAGGGGTAAtcttttcagtaaatggtgctggtaaaactagatattcacatacaaaaaaataaagttgaccCCTTTATACTATTTACAAAATttagctcaaaatggatcaaagacttaaatataagagctaaCACTATAAacctcttagaagaaaacatataggaaaatttttatgacattggatttggcaataatGTCTGAAATACGATagcaaaagcacaggcaacaaagaaaaaaatacatggattggacttcatcaaattataattttttttggatCGAAGGACATTatcaaaagagtgaaaagaaaactcACTAAATGAGAGGAAATATTTGCTAATCATATTCCTGATAagaattaatattcagaatatgtaaagaactcctataactcaacaacaacaaaaaacaaacagcacagttgaaaaatgaaaaaaggacttgaatagacatttcaccagagaagacacacaaatggccaatcaGCACatcaaaagatgctcaacattattcaTCATTAAGGAAAcgcaactcaaaaccacaatgggggccgggcatggtggttcacaactgtaatcccagcattttggaaggctgaggcaggtggatcacaaggtcaagagatcaagaccatcctggccaacacggtgacctgtctctactaaaagtaaaaaattagccaggtgtggtggctggcacctataatcccagctactcaggaggctgaggcaggagaatcacttgaacctgggaggcagaggttgcagtgaaataagattgcaccgctgcactccagtctggtgacagagcaagactcctctcaaaaaaaaaaaataataataattttaaaaaaccacaaaagaacaaaataaaccacaatgggataccgcTTCACACCAATTAGGATGGccaccaaagaaagaaaagaacatgttTTGGAACATCGTTCatcataaaaagaaattaaattctgatatatgggataagaaaaataaacctggGACTTGGCCACGGGCCATGGGGTCAGTGCCTGCCTCAAGGGATGGGGCTGCGGGGTGTGTAGGAGCCCTGGGCCTACTGTGTTCCACAACACAGGATGGTGAACCAGGAGGCCACGGTGTAGCACCGATGTCTGCGGAGGAGGTGGGTGCTCGCCCTGGTCTTTGGGCTGTCACTCATCTACTTCCTCAGGAGCACCTTCaagcaggaggagaggagagtCAAAGAGAGGAATCTCCTCCAGGTTCAAGACCACGATCAGCCCATTCTGTGTAAAGTGCATTTTAACTCGGGCAATGGCAGTCACCCCAGCAATCAGTGCCGCAACTCCATTCGAGGGGAGCACCTCATCATGAATGAACTATATTTGTGAGAGGAAGGATTTGCTGGTGAATGGCTGCTGCAACGTTAATGTCCCTGGCACAAAGCAATACTGCTGTGATGGCTGCTGGCCCAACTGCTGCTGCGACTGCAATGTCCCTAGCACAAAACAATACTGCTGCCATGGCTGCTGGTCCAGTGGCTGCTGCAACATTAACGTCCGTGGAACAAAGCAATACTGCTGCCATGGCTGCTGGTCCAGTGGCTGCTGCAACATTAACGTCTGTGGAACAAAGCAATACTGCTGCCATGGCTGCTGGCCCAACCGCTGCTTCAACATCAACATCCCTGGAACAAAGCAATACTGCTGCGATGGCTGCTGGCCCAGCGGCTACTGCAACATCGACATCTCTGGCACAAAGCAATACTGCTGTGATGGCTGTTGGCCCAACCGCTGCTGCAACTGCAATGTCCCTAGCACAAAGCAATACTGCTGCCATGGCTGCTGGCCCAACCTCTGCCAGCCCAACTGCCGCTGCAACATCAACATCCCTGGAACAAAGCAATACTGCTGCGATGGCTGCTGGCCCAGCGGCTGCTGCAATATCCATGTCCCTGGCACAAAGCAATACTGCTCTGATGGCTGCTGGCCCAGCAGCTGCTGCAACATCAACGACCCTGGCACAAAGCAATACTGCTGTGATGGCTGCTGGCCCGGCAGCTGCTGCCCAACAAGCAGCTTCTCTTGGAGTGCTTCCCCAGTTGGGCAGCTGGGGCATTCCAGAACCTCTTCATGGCAGTTGAAGAACATTTTGAGTTGTGCCTGGCCACATGCAGAACCTCAACCCGGAGCAGGCAACATGAGAACACCTACCAGTACCCCATAGCAAAGTCTTGCTAAGGAGAAAGCCCACCCAACCTCTTCCCTGCATGACAGGTGCAGGGGACTTGCTTCAGCTTGGACAAAGAGGCCCCACCAAAGAACTTGCCTCCTAAGGCCTGGTTTCAGCACGAGGAAACCTCGGCTTTGACACCTTCTCGTGTTATCATCTTTGGCTTCACTCACCACCTGGGCTTACCAGATGCACCTCTTCCGCAAAGTAGCGTGGACCCTCTATCCGGTCCCATTCGGGAAAGATGAAACCTCAGGCTGGGCTCAGGGAGTGACTTTCTTGGACCACTCAACCCTGGGACTGCACAAGGACCTGTAACTTGTGTTGTCAGGGGGCCGGTGTCACTTtcaggtgtttgtttgtttgtttgtttgtttgttttgtgatggagtctagctctgtcactcaggctggagtgcagtggcacgatctaggctcactgcaacctctgcctcgcgggttcaagccattctcctgcctcagcctcctgagtagctgggattacaggcacctgccatcacgccccgctaatttttgtaattttagtagagacggggtttcactctgtgggccaggctggtcttgaactcctgacctcatgatctgcccacctcgcctcccagagtgctgggattacaggcatgagccaccgcacctggccatcgCTTCCAGTTATGATTATAATTTTGTAACATTATTTATTGGATTCCTTTGGAGTAGCAGAAAAATTACAATGTTTTATGTTGGAAAACGCCTTGCCATTCTAGTTGAACATGTTCAAGGATGttatttctgttgttgttttgtgttcttGAGTTTCCTGAGTTAAATCATCCCTTCACCCAGAAAACATGTTCTGTCTTTTAGGGCGTGGATGTTCTCTAggcagttatttttgtttttatttcaacagtATCAAGAGTAGGCCCTGAACATAGCCTCTTAACCATATCCTGGCACCTAAAATTATCTAAAAACTCAGACACTCTTCTAATCTAACTGCAAGATTTCTAGCAGTTGGCACCCCGTGCCTGCCCTCCGGTTCCTTTCTAGAGGGGGTTGAATGTGCTCATATACCCTATGGGAGAGCACTGTTTTAGCAGAAATGTAACTTCTCATCCTGGAGGAATTTGTTCTCATTTCTTTTGCCACTTAAAATTAACTGTGGGCTGCTTAGCCTCAGGTACAATGGGAGCTTCAGAAAGGTCAGAGGCAAACTCCTCCCCTGTTCTGTCAACAGAAACCCAATGTTAAGGCAATTTCTAAACAGAGAGGCACATAGCAgcttactattaaaaaaaaaaaaaaaatagaggccaggcacagtggctcatgcctgtaattccagcactttgggaggcggacgcaggcagatcacctgaggtgaggagttcaaggccagcctggccaacatggcaaaacctcgtctctactaaaatacaaaaattagccaggcgtggtggtgcacacctgtaatcctagctacctgggaggctgaggcaggaaaattgtttgaacctgggaggcagaggttgcagtgagccgagattgcgacactgcactccagcctgggtgacaaagccagattccatctcaaaaaaggacgacaaaaaaaaaaagagagagagagagagagaaataaaatcctttacagacaagcaaatgctgagagattttgtcaccaccaggcctgccttacaagagctcctgaaggaagcactaaacatggaaagaaacaactggtaccagccactgcaaaaacataccaaatggTAAACACCATtgacactgtgaagaaactgcatcaactaatgggcaaaataaccagctagcatcataatgacaggatcaaattcacacacaacaatattaaccttaaatgtaaacaggctaaatgtcccaattaaaagacacagactggcaaattgggtaAAGAATCAAGACTGatagtgtgctatattcaggagacccatctcacgtgcagagacacacataggctcaaaataaagggatggaggaagatcgaccaagcaaatggaaagcaaaaaaaaaaaaaaaaaaaaaaaaaaaagcaggggttacaatcctagtctctgataaaacagactttaaaccaacaaagatcaaaagagacaaagaaggccattacataatggtaaagggatcaatgc
This genomic window from Macaca mulatta isolate MMU2019108-1 chromosome 20, T2T-MMU8v2.0, whole genome shotgun sequence contains:
- the LOC100428520 gene encoding SREBP regulating gene protein-like: MSAEEVGARPGLWAVTHLLPQEHLQAGYICERKDLLVNGCCNVNVPGTKQYCCDGCWPNCCCDCNVPSTKQYCCHGCWSSGCCNINLLPNKQLLLECFPSWAAGAFQNLFMAVEEHFELCLATCRTSTRSRQHENTYQYPIAKSC